One part of the Podarcis muralis chromosome 3, rPodMur119.hap1.1, whole genome shotgun sequence genome encodes these proteins:
- the SOCS5 gene encoding suppressor of cytokine signaling 5, producing MGKVGKMWNNFKYRCQNLFNSEGGNRSENVDVNSNCSSVRDKSVFVPDPAAQRPSSPLRDVSLQLSLNPSKSSARKNQNCAAEIPQIVEISLERESDLGVGTGARLARRDSYSRHAPWGGKKKHSCSTKTQSSLDSDKRFGRSRLQRRERRYGVSSVHDTDSISSRTIGSRSLRQRLQDTVGLCFPMRTYCKPSKPLFSNKRKIHLSELMLEKCPFPPGSDLAQKWHLIKQHTAPVSPHSTLFDAFDPSVASTEDEEDRLRERRRLSIEEGVDPPPNAQIHTFEATAQVNPLYKLGPKLAPGMSELTGDGSSTPQGSCDLEEDTTTLCLQSRRQKQRQVSGESHSHTSRQGAWKVHTQIDYIHCLVPDLLQITGNPCYWGVMDRYEAEALLEGKPEGTFLLRDSAQEDYLFSVSFRRYNRSLHARIEQWNHNFSFDAHDPCVFHSSTVTGLLEHYKDPSSCMFFEPLLTVSLNRTFPFSLQYICRAVICRYTSYDGIDCLPLPSMLQDFLKEYHYKQKVRVRWLEREPIKAK from the coding sequence ATGGGTAAAGTTGGGAAGATGTGGAACAACTTCAAGTACAGGTGCCAGAATCTCTTCAACTCtgaaggtggaaacagaagtgaaAATGTAGATGTAAACTCTAATTGTTCTTCCGTTAGAGATAAAAGTGTGTTTGTTCCTGATCCAGCTGCGCAACGACCCAGCAGCCCTTTAAGAGATGTTTCTTTACAACTGAGTCTAAACCCTTCAAAAAGCTCTGCAAGGAAAAATCAAAACTGTGCCGCAGAGATCCCGCAAATTGTGGAAATAAGCCTTGAGAGAGAGAGTGACTTGGGTGTTGGCACAGGAGCTAGACTTGCACGAAGAGATTCCTACTCAAGGCATGCACCATGGGGTGGGAAAAAGAAACATTCCTGCTCGACAAAAACCCAGAGCTCTTTGGACAGTGATAAAAGATTTGGCCGTTCTCGCTTGCAAAGGAGGGAGCGAAGATACGGCGTGAGCTCTGTTCATGACACGGACAGTATCTCAAGCAGGACCATTGGGAGTCGCTCTCTGCGACAAAGACTTCAGGATACTGTTGGCTTGTGTTTTCCCATGCGAACGTACTGCAAACCATCCAAACCTCTCTTCTCTAACAAAAGAAAGATCCATCTCTCTGAACTAATGCTAGAGAAATGTCCTTTCCCTCCTGGGTCAGATCTGGCTCAAAAATGGCATCTAATTAAGCAGCACACAGCCCCAGTGAGCCCCCACTCAACTCTCTTTGATGCATTTGATCCTTCCGTGGCTTCTACAGAAGATGAAGAGGACAGGCTCAGAGAAAGACGAAGGCTCAGTATTGAAGAAGGGGTTGACCCTCCTCCCAATGCTCAGATACATACCTTTGAAGCTACTGCACAAGTTAACCCGCTATATAAACTGGGACCAAAGTTGGCCCCTGGCATGTCTGAGCTGACTGGAGACGGGAGTTCAACGCCACAGGGCAGTTGCGACCTGGAGGAAGACACGACTACTCTCTGCTTGCAGTCGCGTAGGCAAAAGCAGCGCCAGGTATCTGGAGAGAGCCATAGCCACACCAGCAGACAAGGAGCTTGGAAAGTACATACTCAGATTGATTATATACACTGCCTTGTCCCAGACTTACTGCAAATTACTGGCAATCCTTGTTACTGGGGAGTGATGGACCGTTACGAAGCAGAAGCACTTCTGGAAGGAAAACCCGAAGGCACTTTTTTGCTCAGGGATTCTGCTCAAGAAGACTACCTCTTCTCTGTGAGCTTCCGCCGTTACAACCGGTCTCTGCATGCGCGCATTGAACAATGGAACCACAACTTTAGTTTTGATGCTCATGACCCCTGTGTGTTTCACTCCTCCACTGTTACAGGGCTTCTAGAACACTACAAAGATCCTAGTTCTTGCATGTTTTTTGAACCTTTGCTTACAGTCTCCCTAAACAGAACTTTCCCTTTCAGCTTGCAATATATCTGCCGGGCAGTAATCTGTAGGTACACTTCATATGATGGGATTGATTGTCTCCCTTTGCCATCAATGTTGCAGGACTTTCTAAAGGAATATCACTATAAGCAAAAGGTCCGAGTGCGATGGTTGGAGCGGGAACCAATAAAGGCAAAGTGA